From Bombus vancouverensis nearcticus chromosome 15, iyBomVanc1_principal, whole genome shotgun sequence, the proteins below share one genomic window:
- the Tsf3 gene encoding transferrin 3 isoform X1, giving the protein MPVERSSKMDIRLFVLLFFFAFVHQSINAENLKLCVVESIHTTKRVRELCKQLVISGSQVECVIGNDRFNCLRRLTMAKADFTVMEPEDLVAASAYNEYNILVTNELRMLPDEKQRYEMVVIVSKDVRNIWDVKGKRFCHPGLDTTDDWTNAFSTYFDEWVILRKCDPDKTLLENRMDGLSNFFEAACIAGAWTADTTYDSKLKSKYRNLCAACDNPVGCYTNDAYYGREGALFCLTDNAGDIAWVRLNDTLLHFKTERISKENYKYLCPDGTTRPVKLDKPCVWITKPWPMVVARSEVAEKVEKMMSSLKMDKFSSILRQLLENYHPTPVSTDTLETPEDFLTRFPRFMTANNRATCHPSRRVKWCVASNLEENKCRWLREASIVYGVEPAISCIQELSRAGCLKTLKTERADIFVAKPEELFDARKMGLKTIVQVVPKRNNDFVRIAAIVQQDSWIKSLRDLKGVKACFTGYRDVGWYAFVAALKNISGTKSYCSDTEAVANFFTESSVVGLSDSDGQMPYNLHALNIQANGVGKDLIAFDCMMSDVGDVAFVDLKNIEGKIGNPGYQTRNNKYRTLCLNEVDSDETCLLTWAPLGMVITHENITDVRREEIYSMLLEMDKLFGITFKGPTPAFSMYGIYDSNHSIIFPDETQHLQLEVHQIQRVASYPVIIDDLVKQVNCNGAAYLNFHYSYMKVIYILIVMLSKLQIT; this is encoded by the exons ATGCCGGTGGAAAGGTCGTCAAAGATGGATATTCGATTATTTGTTTTACTCTTCTTCTTCGCGTTTGTTCATCAAAGTATCAACGCtgaaaatt TGAAACTATGCGTGGTCGAGAGCATTCATACAACAAAAAGGGTCCGCGAACTTTGCAAGCAGTTGGTGATCTCAGGGAGTCAGGTAGAGTGTGTTATAGGAAATGATAG GTTTAATTGCCTGCGGCGATTGACCATGGCCAAAGCCGACTTTACCGTAATGGAACCGGAAGATCTGGTCGCAGCATCCGCGTACAACGAATACAACATTCTAGTCACGAACGAGCTAAGAATGCTTCCAGATG AGAAGCAACGTTATGAGATGGTAGTCATAGTATCTAAGGATGTGAGGAATATATGGGACGTTAAGGGTAAGAGATTCTGTCATCCTGGACTGGATACCACCGATGATTGGACCAATGCATTTTCTACG TACTTTGACGAATGGGTAATATTGAGAAAATGTGATCCGGATAAGACGTTGTTGGAGAATCGAATGGACGGTTTGTCGAATTTCTTCGAAGCAGCTTGTATTGCTGGCGCTTGGACCGCCGATACCACATATGATAGTAAATTAA AATCGAAGTATAGGAATCTTTGCGCCGCGTGCGATAATCCAGTCGGCTGTTATACGAATGATGCCTATTACGGTCGCGAAGGTGCTTTATTCTGCCTCACTGATAACGCAGGTGACATTGCCTGGGTTAGATTAAATGATACTCTGCTGCATTTTAAG ACGGAACGGATCAGTAAAGAAAATTACAAGTATCTTTGTCCGGATGGTACGACGAGGCCCGTGAAACTTGACAAACCATGCGTATGGATAACAAAACCATGGCCGATGGTCGTCGCTAGATC AGAGGTAGCAGAAAAGGTGGAGAAGATGATGAGCTCCTTGAAAATGGACAAGTTCAGTTCAATACTACGCCAATTGTTGGAAAATTATCATCCAACGCCGGTGAGCACAGATACTCTGGAAACGCCGGAGGACTTCCTAACAAGAT TTCCTCGTTTCATGACCGCTAATAATCGTGCAACGTGTCATCCATCGAGAAGAGTGAAATGGTGCGTCGCGTCCAATTTGGAAGAGAATAAGTGTCGGTGGCTCAGGGAAGCTTCGATCGTGTATGGTGTGGAACCAGCAATTTCGTGTATCCAGGAATTGAGCAGAGCAGGTTGTTTAAAGACTCTCAAGACCGAGCGTGCGGATATATTCGTTGCAAAGCCGGAGGAGCTGTTTGACGCCAGAAA AATGGGTCTAAAAACGATCGTGCAGGTGGTACCCAAGAGGAACAATGACTTTGTTAGAATTGCGGCTATCGTCCAACAGGATTCATGGATCAAGAGTTTGAGAGACTTGAAAGGAGTCAAGGCGTGTTTCACGGGATATCGAGACGTTG GGTGGTACGCTTTTGTGGCTGCTCTGAAGAATATATCAGGTACAAAGTCTTATTGCTCGGACACAGAAGCAGTTGCTAACTTTTTTACAGAGAGTTCCGTTGTTGGTCTGAGTGACAGTGACGGCCAAATGCCATATAATTTACATGCCTTGAATATCCAAG CGAACGGAGTTGGGAAAGATTTGATTGCCTTTGACTGCATGATGTCTGATGTTGGAGACGTGGCTTTTGTTGATTTAAAGAACATCGAGGGGAAAATTG GCAATCCTGGCTATCAGACGAGGAATAACAAGTACCGAACCCTATGCCTTAATGAGGTCGATTCGGATGAAACATGTTTGCTTACGTGGGCTCCGTTAGGCATG GTGATAACACATGAAAATATAACAGACGTAAGACGAGAAGAAATCTACTCGATGCTTTTGGAAATGGACAAGCTTTTCGGAATTACTTTCAAGGGCCCAACGCCTGCGTTCTCCATGTATGGAATATATGATTCAAATCATAGTATTATATTTCCG GACGAAACTCAACATCTACAGTTAGAAGTTCACCAAATTCAACGTGTAGCGAGTTACCCTGTTATTATTGATGATCTTGTAAAACAAGTTAATTGCAACGGCGCGGCATATTTGAATTTCCATTATAGTTACATGAAggttatatatattttgatcGTTATGTTAagtaaattacaaattacttGA
- the Tsf3 gene encoding transferrin 3 isoform X2, whose protein sequence is MAKADFTVMEPEDLVAASAYNEYNILVTNELRMLPDEKQRYEMVVIVSKDVRNIWDVKGKRFCHPGLDTTDDWTNAFSTYFDEWVILRKCDPDKTLLENRMDGLSNFFEAACIAGAWTADTTYDSKLKSKYRNLCAACDNPVGCYTNDAYYGREGALFCLTDNAGDIAWVRLNDTLLHFKTERISKENYKYLCPDGTTRPVKLDKPCVWITKPWPMVVARSEVAEKVEKMMSSLKMDKFSSILRQLLENYHPTPVSTDTLETPEDFLTRFPRFMTANNRATCHPSRRVKWCVASNLEENKCRWLREASIVYGVEPAISCIQELSRAGCLKTLKTERADIFVAKPEELFDARKMGLKTIVQVVPKRNNDFVRIAAIVQQDSWIKSLRDLKGVKACFTGYRDVGWYAFVAALKNISGTKSYCSDTEAVANFFTESSVVGLSDSDGQMPYNLHALNIQANGVGKDLIAFDCMMSDVGDVAFVDLKNIEGKIGNPGYQTRNNKYRTLCLNEVDSDETCLLTWAPLGMVITHENITDVRREEIYSMLLEMDKLFGITFKGPTPAFSMYGIYDSNHSIIFPDETQHLQLEVHQIQRVASYPVIIDDLVKQVNCNGAAYLNFHYSYMKVIYILIVMLSKLQIT, encoded by the exons ATGGCCAAAGCCGACTTTACCGTAATGGAACCGGAAGATCTGGTCGCAGCATCCGCGTACAACGAATACAACATTCTAGTCACGAACGAGCTAAGAATGCTTCCAGATG AGAAGCAACGTTATGAGATGGTAGTCATAGTATCTAAGGATGTGAGGAATATATGGGACGTTAAGGGTAAGAGATTCTGTCATCCTGGACTGGATACCACCGATGATTGGACCAATGCATTTTCTACG TACTTTGACGAATGGGTAATATTGAGAAAATGTGATCCGGATAAGACGTTGTTGGAGAATCGAATGGACGGTTTGTCGAATTTCTTCGAAGCAGCTTGTATTGCTGGCGCTTGGACCGCCGATACCACATATGATAGTAAATTAA AATCGAAGTATAGGAATCTTTGCGCCGCGTGCGATAATCCAGTCGGCTGTTATACGAATGATGCCTATTACGGTCGCGAAGGTGCTTTATTCTGCCTCACTGATAACGCAGGTGACATTGCCTGGGTTAGATTAAATGATACTCTGCTGCATTTTAAG ACGGAACGGATCAGTAAAGAAAATTACAAGTATCTTTGTCCGGATGGTACGACGAGGCCCGTGAAACTTGACAAACCATGCGTATGGATAACAAAACCATGGCCGATGGTCGTCGCTAGATC AGAGGTAGCAGAAAAGGTGGAGAAGATGATGAGCTCCTTGAAAATGGACAAGTTCAGTTCAATACTACGCCAATTGTTGGAAAATTATCATCCAACGCCGGTGAGCACAGATACTCTGGAAACGCCGGAGGACTTCCTAACAAGAT TTCCTCGTTTCATGACCGCTAATAATCGTGCAACGTGTCATCCATCGAGAAGAGTGAAATGGTGCGTCGCGTCCAATTTGGAAGAGAATAAGTGTCGGTGGCTCAGGGAAGCTTCGATCGTGTATGGTGTGGAACCAGCAATTTCGTGTATCCAGGAATTGAGCAGAGCAGGTTGTTTAAAGACTCTCAAGACCGAGCGTGCGGATATATTCGTTGCAAAGCCGGAGGAGCTGTTTGACGCCAGAAA AATGGGTCTAAAAACGATCGTGCAGGTGGTACCCAAGAGGAACAATGACTTTGTTAGAATTGCGGCTATCGTCCAACAGGATTCATGGATCAAGAGTTTGAGAGACTTGAAAGGAGTCAAGGCGTGTTTCACGGGATATCGAGACGTTG GGTGGTACGCTTTTGTGGCTGCTCTGAAGAATATATCAGGTACAAAGTCTTATTGCTCGGACACAGAAGCAGTTGCTAACTTTTTTACAGAGAGTTCCGTTGTTGGTCTGAGTGACAGTGACGGCCAAATGCCATATAATTTACATGCCTTGAATATCCAAG CGAACGGAGTTGGGAAAGATTTGATTGCCTTTGACTGCATGATGTCTGATGTTGGAGACGTGGCTTTTGTTGATTTAAAGAACATCGAGGGGAAAATTG GCAATCCTGGCTATCAGACGAGGAATAACAAGTACCGAACCCTATGCCTTAATGAGGTCGATTCGGATGAAACATGTTTGCTTACGTGGGCTCCGTTAGGCATG GTGATAACACATGAAAATATAACAGACGTAAGACGAGAAGAAATCTACTCGATGCTTTTGGAAATGGACAAGCTTTTCGGAATTACTTTCAAGGGCCCAACGCCTGCGTTCTCCATGTATGGAATATATGATTCAAATCATAGTATTATATTTCCG GACGAAACTCAACATCTACAGTTAGAAGTTCACCAAATTCAACGTGTAGCGAGTTACCCTGTTATTATTGATGATCTTGTAAAACAAGTTAATTGCAACGGCGCGGCATATTTGAATTTCCATTATAGTTACATGAAggttatatatattttgatcGTTATGTTAagtaaattacaaattacttGA
- the LOC143303630 gene encoding N(4)-(Beta-N-acetylglucosaminyl)-L-asparaginase isoform X1 has translation MESKPFFNCAKGGSLDVNDEIVTDAAIMTIRDAGCVGAVRDIEHPISLARKVLEKTEHVLIVENGAQKFALDNGISILPPGSLNISESLMSNFESLTCCTNEEQEESEWRNDAKGEKKECDSDCFINRPQDGEAYPYCVLSTDLDWDDPITVQYIYKRINKDLIATISPQVS, from the exons ATGGAAAGTAAGCCGTTTTTTAATTGTGCGAAAGGTGGTTCTTTGGACGTTAACGATGAAATTGTCACGGATGCTGCTATAATGACGATACGCGACGCTGGATGTGTAGGCGCTGTTCGTGACATAGAACATCCTATTtctttag CACGGAAGGTATTAGAGAAAACGGAACATGTTCTAATCGTCGAAAATGGAGCTCAAAAATTTGCCTTGGATAACGGAATTTCAATTTTACCGCCAGGAAGTTTAAACATATCCGAATCATTAATGTCAAATTTTGAATCGTTAACATGTTGTACGAATGAAGAACAGGAAGAAAGTGAATGGAGAAATGATGCTAAGGGTGAAAAAAAAGAATGCGATTCGGATTGTTTTATAAATCGACCTCAAGACGGTGAAGCATATCCATATTGTGTTTTATCTACTGATTTAGACTGGGATGATCCGATAACTGTACAG TATATCTACAAAAGGATAAACAAAGATCTAATAGCTACTATAAGTCCTCAAGTTTCATAA
- the LOC143303630 gene encoding isoaspartyl peptidase/L-asparaginase isoform X2: protein MCDYCSWIDQILARIRSEAKPDKKKRRSYVDPVIVVHGGAGKVPRMKRKHILFEVKNAAIEAYSDLINGRSAVDAVEKGIVYMESKPFFNCAKGGSLDVNDEIVTDAAIMTIRDAGCVGAVRDIEHPISLARKVLEKTEHVLIVENGAQKFALDNGISILPPGSLNISESLMSNFESLTCCTNEEQEESEWRNDAKGEKKECDSDCFINRPQDGEAYPYCVLSTDLDWDDPITVQVCFLWHHYFIILLDSRHIMKS from the exons ATGTGCGATTATTGTTCTTGGATTGATCAAATTTTAGCGAGGATCAGATCTGAGGCAAAGCCAGATAAAAAAAAACGTCGTAGCTATGTTGATCCAGTTATAGTAGTTCATGGAGGCGCGGGAAAAGTTCCACGAATGAAACGTAAACACATACTCTTTGag GTTAAAAATGCCGCCATTGAAGCGTATAGTGATCTTATCAATGGTCGATCAGCAGTGGATGCGGTAGAAAAAGGAATCGTTTATATGGAAAGTAAGCCGTTTTTTAATTGTGCGAAAGGTGGTTCTTTGGACGTTAACGATGAAATTGTCACGGATGCTGCTATAATGACGATACGCGACGCTGGATGTGTAGGCGCTGTTCGTGACATAGAACATCCTATTtctttag CACGGAAGGTATTAGAGAAAACGGAACATGTTCTAATCGTCGAAAATGGAGCTCAAAAATTTGCCTTGGATAACGGAATTTCAATTTTACCGCCAGGAAGTTTAAACATATCCGAATCATTAATGTCAAATTTTGAATCGTTAACATGTTGTACGAATGAAGAACAGGAAGAAAGTGAATGGAGAAATGATGCTAAGGGTGAAAAAAAAGAATGCGATTCGGATTGTTTTATAAATCGACCTCAAGACGGTGAAGCATATCCATATTGTGTTTTATCTACTGATTTAGACTGGGATGATCCGATAACTGTACAGGTGTGTTTTCTATGGCACcattattttataatactatTAGACTCTAGACACATTATGAAAtcataa
- the LOC117157170 gene encoding cytoplasmic dynein 2 intermediate chain 1, producing the protein MSHKGTIRKDSSVRNGHQSNVKAKSKSSSSYADSENSEKVDLKLIRMSQTLEKRKEDDSHSRLTQNLQTSRNSTKHPIKSSKSVPVKESFSSASKSNINKSRIASKSILTTKTQTELMKKSDINAVKSSKSSSGRIQSNYSEKRGQSTIFIPQSLTTKLNAKLSDKSISSVSKNGKEVKTYSSSSETTESKPRSRQRRLSRTLSPSEVKMLHSANNRSDPLQKMDQKKKEKIEVLQTDNEYDYEDDFEDYESDFQECTDSETSEVSEETSINHINVPLDPIELHTAKQRKIVNSAEQKEEEHMHDSGHYELTEARKRAARIDSIANDSKLSSLLEIKQPVNKSFSEDRSENKSLPLSTDEGFEDSRSGDFAKSPPLSQISFIDFRKTKEEQKPKKPKKSLSRGEELLEMIKLDVMEWSVLECSPIPYEEFIRNYGKLNAQQISTQTGEDNIDIETQTEEITFRNKWTQFPIACRQNLQTKEDLDLFRMDQIGVGSDNDNDIETISSMLPQPFDILRLNDFMSRAGKVMLSLLEERRSGGNVFKNEEEIPFSDGVVKLSINSITFLAGRAVTIIHYSEVLNKILLTIHSPAEEEIETSSKQDYITDCCIGCVWNISEPSMPIKLLYSTCPITSCCFHSTNYNIVFAGLQDGSISLWDLKEDEMWHQKVTDKENNLDWTIRMPTYTTATNVETNHTAQVVAIRILSKIEEKSVEQYNNKFVPIQICSLSENGSVVIWSVLHNMGKNVDDLGLSFWGSVKLIKSQELFLQPNYKKKKIIAATFIDMHVDCIDSNNLYIATNSSSILHGTCIGNKANPAVYTKLDTNDCGNVTCIEICPFGYSFFLVSCDDGTIRLHSLDIKKPILQLKDEDNTYIIRSVQWSRSKPFTLFVLDNKSCIHIWDLSNSDIYPTYKINMRNSGHIKTMQLSYCKTKRDMSHQYLAFGTECGHVEIHKLKMNFYHSKEEDYLQELNAFMRYVAIL; encoded by the exons ATGTCTCATAAG gGAACTATTAGAAAGGATTCATCTGTCAGGAATGGACATCAGTCAAATGTTAAAGCAAAATCTAAAAGTTCATCATCTTATGCAGACTCAGAGAATTCTGAAAAAGTAGATTTAAAATTGATAAGAATGTCTCAAActcttgaaaaaagaaaagaggatgACAGTCACTCAAGATTAACACAAAATTTACAAACAAGCAGAAATAGTACGAAACATCCTATTAAATCCTCTAAAAGTGTTCCTGTTAAGGAAAGTTTTTCCTCAGCATCCAAATCAAATATTAACAAGTCTAGAATAGCATCAAAAAGTATTTTAACAACTAAAACACAGACTGAACTTATGAAGAAGTCAGATATCAATGCTGTAAAAAGCAGTAAAAGTAGTAGTGGAAGAATACAGAGTAATTATTCAGAAAAGAGAGGACAGAGTACAATATTTATACCACAATCACTTACAACTAAACTCAATGCTAAATTATCTGATAAAAGCATTAGCTCTGTATCAAAAAATGGAAAAGAAGTTAAAACATAttcaagttcatcagaaacaaCTGAATCAAAACCAAGGTCTAGGCAACGTAGACTATCTAGAACATTAAGTCCAAGTGAAGTAAAAATGTTACATTCTGCTAATAATAGATCAGATCCTTTACAGAAAATGGAccagaagaaaaaggagaaaatagaGGTACTTCAGACAGATAATGAATATGATTATGAAGATGATTTTGAG GATTATGAATCTGATTTTCAAGAATGCACAGATAGTGAAACATCTGAAGTTAGTGAAGAAACAAGCATTAATCATATTAATGTACCACTGGATCCAATTGAACTGCATACTGCAAAACAa CGCAAAATTGTGAACAGTGCCGAACaaaaggaagaagaacatatGCATGATTCTGGTCATTATGAGCTTACAGAAGCAAGAAAGAGAGCTGCAAGAATAGACTCAATTGCAAATGATTCAAAGCTATCTTCTCTTCTTGAAATAAAACAACCAGTTAATAAATCATTTAG TGAGGATAGATCGGAAAATAAATCGTTACCATTATCTACTGATGAAGGATTCGAAGATAGTCGTTCGGGTGATTTTGCAAAATCACCACCGCTCTCACAAATTTCGTTCATTGATTTCCGTAAAACCAAAGAGGAACAAAAACCAAAG AAACCCAAAAAGAGTTTAAGTAGAGGTGAAGAGCTAttagaaatgataaaattagaTGTTATGGAGTGGTCTGTTCTGGAATGTTCACCTATACCATATGAagaatttattagaaattatgGAAAATTAAATGCTCAACAA ATATCTACGCAAACTGGTGAAGATAATATTGACATAGAAACACAAACGGAGGAAATAACATTTAGAAATAAATGGACTCAATTTCCAATAGCTTGCAGACAAAATTTACAAACCAAAGAAGATTTAGACTTATTTCGTATG GATCAAATTGGGGTCGGTAGTGACAATGATAATGATATAGAAACTATAAGCTCTATGTTACCGCAACCCTTTGATATATTGCGATTAAATGATTTCATGAGTCGCGCAGGAAAGGTAATGTTATCGTTATTGGAAGAAAGACGATCTGGTGGCAATGTGTttaaaaatgaagaagaaatacCATTCAGTGACGGTGTTGTCAAACTTTCTATAAATTCCATAACATTTTTGGCTGGTAGAGCAGTAACGATAATCCATTATTCAGAAGTCTTAAATAAAATCCTATTGACTATTCATTCTCCAGCTGAAGAA GAAATCGAGACATCCAGCAAACAAGATTACATAACCGATTGTTGTATTGGATGCGTTTGGAATATTTCTGAACCATCGATGCCGATTAAATTATTGTACTCTACCTGCCCTATTACTTCATGTTGTTTTCATTCAACGAATTATAACATCGTATTTGCTGGACTTCAGGATgg ATCGATAAGTCTCTGGGATTTAAAGGAAGATGAAATGTGGCATCAGAAAGTGACAGATAAAGAAAACAATTTAGATTGGACAATACGGATGCCTACATATACAACAGCAACAAATGTAGAAACAAATCATACAGCACAAGTTGTTGCAATACGTATACTATCTAAAATTGAAGAAAAGTCAGTAgaacaatataacaataaatttGTACCAATACAG ATATGTAGCTTAAGTGAAAATGGTTCAGTTGTTATATGGAGTGTTTTGCACAATATGGGCAAAAATGTCGACGATTTAGGACTATCATTTTGGGGTAGTGTAAAACTTATTAAAAGTCAAGAACTATTTTTACAACCTaactataaaaaaaa AAAGATCATTGCAGCTACGTTCATTGATATGCATGTGGATTGCATTGATAGTAATAATCTTTATATTGCCACTAACAGTAGCAGTATTTTGCATGGTACTTGTATTGGTAACAAAGCTAATCCTGCTGTATATACAAAGTTGGATACTA ATGACTGTGGGAACGTAACTTGCATAGAAATCTGTCCATTTGGATATTCGTTTTTCTTG GTTAGCTGTGATGATGGAACAATTCGATTGCACTCTTTAGATATTAAGAAACCAATTTTACAATTAAAAGATGAAGACAATACATACATTATTAGATCGGTACAGTGGTCAAGGTCGAAACCATTTACACTTTTTGTACTAGACAATAAATCATG TATACATATATGGGATTTAAGTAACAGTGATATATATCCaacatacaaaataaatatgcgAAATAGTGGACATATAAAAACTATGCAATTATCATATTGCAAAACAAAACGAGATATGTCTCATCAGTACTTg GCGTTTGGTACAGAATGCGGGCACGTAGAAATACACAAgctaaaaatgaatttttatcatTCAAAGGAAGAAGATTATTTACAGGAATTAAATGCTTTCATGCGATACGTTGCGATTttataa
- the LOC117157371 gene encoding uncharacterized protein LOC117157371, with protein sequence MTLENRGYRYKITRKEETKEVRLASRNKNNRNREQNPLRRHDQKSTVSDLVYKYLRKIAYTDSVRKQRNNACNRFRRRNARKRNIHSRRNSNTDNRLRSYVSEALSFAVHSGYLIPIDRTGRFLQLSPCLTLFSTKNKNNTYKLIKR encoded by the exons atgaCATTAGAAAACAGAGGTTATCGatataaaataacaagaaaGGAAGAAACTAAGGAAGTCAG ATTGGCATCTCGGaacaaaaataatagaaatagggAGCAAAATCCTCTACGACGCCATGATCAGAAATCAACGGTTTCCGATTTggtgtataaatatttaaggAAGATCGCGTACACCGATAGCGTTCGAAAACAACGTAATAATGCATGTAATAGATTTCGAAGAAGAAACGCAAGAAAGAGAAACATCCATTCGCGCAGAAACTCAAATACAG ATAACAGATTAAGATCTTATGTAAGTGAAGCACTTTCTTTCGCGGTGCATTCTGGTTATTTAATCCCCATCGATCGTACCGGAAGATTTCTACAACTTTCCCCATGTTTGACACTATTttcaacgaaaaataaaaataatacgtataaactaataaaaaggtaa
- the LOC143303681 gene encoding uncharacterized protein LOC143303681, whose amino-acid sequence MELLENEYHLIGPNAISMNQATCTKGRRDCALSSPVKTPKLRRKRDDNGDDCDCKTTTDEELEPTSKSRRVWINKSKRNTRRQHEKHEENVAAREVPECSCNMTDEDVGEDECVCEDQVQRNARYNNNTRVQEREDVQENDHKRINEERQTRPVQDFSIESSRRRNVQGRNRTMEIVDRTTIGNNRSNKALSDNVDNFYSKLQGKILSSGDKKRERELKAWIKRCQEECKRQENRRNRNN is encoded by the coding sequence ATGGAATTGTTAGAAAACGAGTATCATTTAATCGGACCAAATGCGATCTCAATGAACCAAGCCACTTGCACGAAAGGTCGAAGGGATTGCGCGTTATCTTCGCCAGTTAAGACACCGAAACTTCGCAGGAAACGCGATGATAATGGTGACGATTGCGACTGTAAAACGACAACTGACGAAGAACTAGAACCTACGAGCAAAAGTCGAAGAGTATGGATCAATAAATCAAAAAGGAATACTCGAAGGCAACACGAAAAACATGAAGAGAATGTTGCAGCTAGAGAAGTACCAGAATGCTCTTGTAATATGACTGACGAAGACGTAGGAGAAGATGAATGTGTATGCGAAGATCAAGTGCAAAGAAACgctagatataataataatacaagagTGCAAGAAAGAGAAGATGTGCAAGAAAATGATCACAAAAGAATAAATGAAGAAAGACAAACGAGACCAGTTCAGGATTTCTCGATAGAGTCCTCAAGAAGAAGAAATGTTCAGGGAAGGAATAGAACGATGGAAATTGTTGATAGAACAACGATAGGAAACAATAGATCAAACAAAGCATTATCAGATAACGTGGACAATTTTTACAGTAAATTACAAGGAAAGATTTTGTCTTCTGGGGACAAAAAGCGAGAAAGAGAACTAAAAGCGTGGATTAAACGTTGTCAAGAAGAATGTAAACGACAAGAGAATCGACGAAacagaaataattaa
- the LOC117157322 gene encoding uncharacterized protein LOC117157322, protein MSSHAHARTICSGSAVSGAVSALHFLRSYSLFAPTSDLCRYEPYNSKDYNFRNIDILESSNTPDTVIGRTPSPLSTTFSLPGSLLQPPFVTTMQPLIQTISVPPAFSNSNTSTMINRHFLGANNIASVHRRPRSEKKPIPDDQKDEKYYERRKRNNQAAKKSRDARKIREDNIALRATILEHENAILRAQVITLREEAQCLRHMLIKQQAPPLQSMNRTVSSMTPVTLSPPHSTATLDYQI, encoded by the exons ATGAGCTCTCACGCGCATGCAAGGACAATTTGTAGCGGAAGCGCAGTGTCAGGCGCGGTTTCTGCGTTGCATTTCTTGAGAAGCTATAGCCTGTTCGCGCCAACTTCAG ATCTGTGCAGATACGAACCATACAATTCCAAAGACTACAACTTTAGAAATATCGACATTTTAGAAAGTTCGAATACACCGGATACTGTAATCGGCCGAACACCTTCACCGTTGTCAACAACGTTTTCACTTCCAGGATCTTTGCTTCAACCACCCTTCGTAACTACTATGCAACCTTTAATACAAACCATAAGTGTGCCCCCAGCATTTTCAAATAGCAATACAA GTACTATGATAAATCGTCACTTTTTGGGGGCGAATAACATTGCAAGCGTACACAGACGGCCCAGAAGCGAAAAGAAACCCATTCCAGATGATCAGAAGGACGAGAAATATTACGAAAGACGTAAACGTAATAATCAAGCTGCGAAAAAATCTCGTGACGCCCGAAAAATACGAGAAGATAAC ATTGCATTACGCGCAACTATTTTGGAGcatgaaaatgcaattttgaggGCACAAGTGATAACGCTTCGAGAGGAAGCACAATGTCTGCGGCACATGTTAATAAAACAGCAAGCACCACCACTACAATCTATGAATCGTACAGTTTCTTCTATGACACCTGTTACATTATCACCCCCTCATTCTACAGCAACTTTAGATTACCAGATTTGA
- the LOC117157264 gene encoding RING finger protein 141, with amino-acid sequence MPHAGFVTILIGVTVATVLYFMFGTNKPRTAQQYYEHAYDYHSERPNRLFDSEECSICLLPLINKATYILPCKHQFHKNCIDEWRHQAQGHRALCPLCRSPFT; translated from the exons ATGCCGCATGCAGGTTTCGTAACTATACTCATCGGAGTTACCGTAGCTACGGTTCTCTATTTTATGTTTGGAACTAATAAGCCAAGAACTGCGCAGCAATACTATGAACATGCGTACGATTATCATTCAGA ACGGCCCAATAGATTATTTGATTCTGAAGAATGTTCAATATGTCTATTACCATTGATAAATAAAGCTACATACATCCTACCTTGCAAACATCAATTTCATAAGAACTGCATTGATGAATGGAGACATCAAGCTCAAGGG CATCGAGCGTTGTGCCCACTCTGCAGATCTCCATTTACATAA